ATGCATTAAGCAGTATGACCCAACGACAGAAATTGATGACGTTATATTGAGGCGGATGAAAAAAGAAATTACGAAATTTTTACGAGTAGTTACATCCACCAAAATATCTTCCATACGTTAGAATATCTCATCCCTTGCGAGTATGGAGAGTAGTCTCTCTTTGAAGGGTTTTATAACATCAGCATCCTTTGTAGGGTTGAGCTCATGTTTGTCCCTATCAAGAGAGAATAGCCATTCAACTTTGTCATCTGGGGCATAGAGTAATTTCCAATCCTTTACAATAAATGCCTTTTTTTCATAGCCATACCCAGTGGCCTCGCTAAGAATGAACTTTTTTGGTCGTTTGAGAAGAGACCGCCCGTCTGTTTTATACGGCAGCTCGACTTCCCATAAATCCATGATTGTGGAAAATACATCAACAAGGGAACGTCCTTTAATCTTAACTTTCTCTATTGGCCCTTCAATTGCAAGGGGAACTTCTATAATCTCATTGAAGACATTATGACCGTGTCCCACACCATAGATTTCCCTGGGGTCATAGAAGTATTTGGCTTCAAGTTTTGAATGTTCCCAGAACTCTTCCCCGTGATCGGCCGTAAAAATAAGGATAGTATCCTTTAGCAATCCTATCTTTTCAAGGCTATTATATAGTTCTTCAAACAGCCAGTCTACGTATCTGATAGTGTTGTCATACAGCAAAATTTTATTCTTCTTAAATTTTTCAAATTCTTTACCTTTTTGTTCCTCTATGCGCTGAAATGCCCATCTCTCAATGTTTGGCATGTTCTCAACTTCCCCAAAATAGTTCCTGAACTCCTTCGGGGGATTGAGAGGTTCGTGGGTGTCCCCGAGATGGATATATGCAAAAAAGTTTTTGTTTTTTTCTTTTTTGGCCCATCTTAGAAAGTCATTTATCAACGTAATTCCCCTGGTTTCTCCGGGATAAATTTTTACAGGACTCCTTCCCTTCATGGGGAAGGACGCAACGTCTATGGAAGTCGCAAAATATACATCGTAACCATTTAGGGCACTAATCTCCGGTATTGTTAAATACCTCCGTCTTATTCCCTTAATGTTTCTTGGATTATCAAAGTTTCTGAGCTTGGAGTGGATATATGCTCCATGATTATGGGGATACATCCCGGTCATAATTGATGCAACAGAGGGATGAGTCCAAGGTGCCGCGGATACTGACTTTCCTTTTATCGGTAGGGAATTCAAAAAGGGAGTCGTA
This genomic stretch from Thermococcus sp. harbors:
- a CDS encoding sulfatase; the protein is MSVKNLALRAKPIKRVLHLGYRMKKEREYNNAFRNRLKDIKGTDVRIRNRFNVIIVVADCMRFKNTSLNNYDRDTTPFLNSLPIKGKSVSAAPWTHPSVASIMTGMYPHNHGAYIHSKLRNFDNPRNIKGIRRRYLTIPEISALNGYDVYFATSIDVASFPMKGRSPVKIYPGETRGITLINDFLRWAKKEKNKNFFAYIHLGDTHEPLNPPKEFRNYFGEVENMPNIERWAFQRIEEQKGKEFEKFKKNKILLYDNTIRYVDWLFEELYNSLEKIGLLKDTILIFTADHGEEFWEHSKLEAKYFYDPREIYGVGHGHNVFNEIIEVPLAIEGPIEKVKIKGRSLVDVFSTIMDLWEVELPYKTDGRSLLKRPKKFILSEATGYGYEKKAFIVKDWKLLYAPDDKVEWLFSLDRDKHELNPTKDADVIKPFKERLLSILARDEIF